In the Sarcophilus harrisii chromosome 1, mSarHar1.11, whole genome shotgun sequence genome, one interval contains:
- the TMEM161A gene encoding transmembrane protein 161A — MAVMGVQLVVSLLTASLMHRMAPHFSFARWLLCNGSLFRYKHPTDEELRALAGKPKPKSKKERRANGFSEEKPLSVPRDINLQLETSPITAIDALVLRYFSEYQWFVDFALYACGVYLFTEAYYCVVDPAKEANIGVLWCLLTIVFSVKVFLTVMRLYFSSEEGGERSVCLAFAFIFLLLAMLVLVVREDILEFGLEPGLASITQKLEPVLKKHGWDWWIPLTKLTFRLALVAVCSVLGACLTFPGLRLAQTHLDALHLAADRPLLQLALHTSFLAPVLILCLWIKPIARDFLLQAPVGKTAPVQLLSDSAFDSLRLWLVLALCLLRLAVTRPHLQAYLCLAQRWVEQMRKEAGRIGALEIQRRITRIYCYVSVVSLQYLAPLILTLHLTLLLKTLGGYSWGLGPSSRPPGPPPAPAPAAPPGDDEVQATVSQILGALSGLFCPAFCRGLLAFLTWWAAACQLLTSLFGLYFHQRLASS; from the exons ATG GCGGTCATGGGCGTCCAGCTGGTCGTGAGCCTTCTCACGGCTAGCCTCATGCACAGAATGGCCCCGCATTTCTCCTTTGCCCGATGGCTGCTCTGCAATGGGAG CCTGTTCCGCTACAAACACCCGACTGATGAGGAGCTTCGGGCTCTGGCGGGGAAACCGAAGCCAAAAAGCAAGAAGGAAAG GAGGGCCAATGGCTTCAGTGAGGAGAAGCCTCTGTCTGTCCCCCGAGACATCAACCTTCAGCTGGAGACAAGCCCCATCACAGCCATTGATGCACTTG TGCTGAGGTACTTTTCTGAGTATCAATGGTTCGTGGACTTCGCGCTCTATGCCTGTGGCGTCTACCTCTTCACCGAGGCCTACTACTGTGTGGTGGACCCTGCCAAGGAGGCCAACATTGGGGTGCTCTGGTGTCTTCTCACCATCGTCTTCTCTGT CAAGGTGTTCCTGACCGTGATGCGCCTGTACTTCTCCTCGGAGGAGGGGGGGGAGCGTTCCGTCTGCCTCGCCTTTGCCTTCATCTTCCTGCTTCTGGCCATGCTGGTGCTGGTGGTCCGGGAAGACATCCTGGAGTTTGGACTGGAGCCAG GACTGGCCAGCATCACCCAAAAGTTGGAGCCTGTGCTGAAGAAACACGGCTGGGACTGGTG GATCCCCCTGACCAAGCTGACCTTCCGCCTGGCCCTGGTCGCCGTGTGCTCTGTCCTTGGGGCCTGCCTCACGTTCCCCGGCCTGCGCCTGGCTCAGACCCACCTGGACGCGCTGCACCTGGCAGCCGATCGACCCCTGCTCCA GCTCGCCCTCCATACGAGTTTCCTGGCTCCGGTGCTGATTTTGTGTCTGTGGATCAAACCCATTGCCCGGGACTTCCTCCTGCAAGCCCCCGTGGGAAAGACGGCCCCCGTCCAGCT ACTGTCCGACTCTGCCTTTGACTCGCTCCGCCTGTGGCTGGTGCTGGCCCTGTGCCTGCTGCGTCTGGCTGTGACCAGGCCCCACCTGCAGGCCTACCTGTGCCTGGCGCAGCGTTGGGTGGAACAGATGAGGAAGGAGGCCGGGCGCATCGGTGCCCTGGAGATCCAGCGCAGG aTCACCCGGATTTACTGCTACGTCTCGGTGGTGAGCCTGCAGTACCTGGCCCCCCTCATCCTCACGCTGCACCTCACGCTGTTACTGAAGACTCTAG GTGGCTACTCCTGGGGCCTGGGGCCCTCCAGCCGCCCCCCAGGGCCGCCCCCCGCGCCTGCCCCGGCCGCCCCCCCCGGAGACGACGAGGTGCAGGCCACGGTCTCCCAGATCCTGGGTGCCCTGAGTGGGCTCTTCTGCCCTGCCTTCTGTCGGGGCCTCCTGGCCTTCCTCACCTGGTGGGCGGCCGCCTGCCAGCTGCTCACCAGCCTCTTCGGCCTCTACTTCCACCAGCGCCTGGCGTCTTCCTAG